CTGACCTTTGAGGGCGAGTCGGGACGGCGTTATCAGCTCAGATTCAAGGCAGATGTCACCTCTGTTTTTTCTCGCGTCGCTTTTGCAGTGACACCGAATGGCCTCACTGAAACCTTAGAGATCACGGTTACGAGCGATGGCCCTAGACACCTTTATGTGGAGGCGGCTACCCAGCGAGGTTTTTACACCGTGAATGAAGTAGAGTGAGTCGTTTTAATCCCCCAACGAGCCACCTCGGATGATGGCGATGTCATCGGCACTGAAGCCCGCAGCCTTTAGCCCTTCCTCATTCACTTTTCTTTGGCGAGCTTGCTGCGCGTAAACCCGTAGCTTTGCCTCATGGCGGTGCGCCTCGTCCGGGATGGCTTCGACCCACGCAAGAGCCGTCTGCATTTGTCCCTGATTGGCAATGCCAAGCGCGAGTGACGACAGGCTGGGAACGAGGTCGTTAAAGCGCTCGGTTTGGTTGATCCAGTCCGTGGCGGCTTTTGGATTTTGGTCAAACCAGAGCAGCAAGCTGTCATTGAGCTGGCGTGCCTCACCGTCTTGCTCCAGGGCACGAACTTCGGCCTCATAATCTCGTTGAATGGAGGGGCCAGTGCGTGGTTGGAGGACGACCTGGGTAGGTGCATCCGAAGTGACAAGATCCGGCACGCTTGCCTCCTCCCAAAAAGGGCGCTCTACTGCCTGGGGCTGCACCTTGATTGGGCTGGGAGGCATGACTTTGGTCCCCTCAGGTTGGCCTAAATAAAGACCCAGACCGGCCGCCATCAGCAGTGCCGTTGCGACCAGCAAAAGACTGGCAGACTTTTTAGACATGGGTAGGTGTAAGTTGCACGGGCGAAGCAATGGCAGCTTCCTCCTGAGGCCCCATTTCCAGTCCATCAAAGCGCAGCAAACGAGCGCTGTTAAAGATCACAAAGAAGGCGCTGAACTCATGCATGAAAGCAGCGGCGATGGGGTTGACAAAGCCCAGGCTGCTGAGCGTGATGGCTAGGATGATGAAGGCAAATCCACACAGCAAGTTTTGATTGATGATGCCCACCGTGCGGGCGGAAAGCAGCAGCAGGTCTGGCAGACGACGCAGGTCATGGGACATCAGAGCCACGTCGGAGGTATGCACAGTGACATCATTGCCCAGGGTGCCCATGGCCACGCCCACATCGCCTTCCGCCAGAGCTGGGGCATCATTGAGTCCATCGCCGATCACCAACACCCGGCGGCCCGCAGCTTTCAGTTCGCGGATGTGGCGCACCTTATCCTCTGGCAGGCACTCGGCATGCAGATGGGTGATGCCGACTTGACCCGCAATGTGCTGAGCCACTTCTAGACGATCGCCGGTGAGCATGTGGAAATCCTGAATGCCTAAAAAGCGCAATCGTTCCAGGGCCTCATGCGCTTCGGGACGCACTTGATCGGCTAACAAAAAGGTGGCGATGTGGCGGCCGTTTTGGGCCAGTAGCACGAGGCTGTGGCGGGTGAAGTCTGCGGGAACAATCGCTAACGGCATGCCGCTTTTCATCAACCAGGAACTGCGCCCGATCTGCAAATGCTGCCCCTCTCTTACCCCTTCCAGTCCCAGGCCGTGATACTCGGTGAAGTCAGTCACTTGTGGTAAATTTTTCCCCTCTCCCGCTGCGGCGATGGCCCGTGCCACCGGGTGGTTCGACTGCTGTTCCAGCGCGGCAGCCATCTCAATCACCTGCTCTCGGGTCAAGGTTTCATCATGCACCAGCACCTGCTCCAGTTCGAGCTGGCCCAGCGTCAGCGTGCCGGTTTTATCAAACACCACTGTGTCCACCCGACGTGCTGTTTCCAAATGGCGGATGCTCTTCACTAGCAGGCCCAGGCGTGAAGCGGAAGCAATCGCCGAGACCATGGCAGAAGGACTGGCCAGCACAAACGCACAGGGGATGCTGACCACCAGCACAGCGATGGCCCGCTCCATGTCCTGAGTGAAAAAGAACACACTCGTGGCGATGAGCAAGATGAGCGGGGTGTAATAGCGGGCGTAGTCTTCAGCGAGGCTGATGATGGGGGCCTCGGATTCTTTAGCTTGCTCGATGATGCTCTGCACCCGGCCCATCACGGTATCCATGCCAGCGCCAGTCACGCGCGCCTGAAGAAAGCCATTGAGATTGGCCGTGCCTGCATAGATCTCGCTGCCAGGGGCCACTTCCAACGGCACAGATTCACCCGTGATGCGGCTTTGATCCACCATCGCTTGACCGGTCACGACCGTGGCATCGGCAGGCACTATTTCGCCAGGTCGAATGAGGATCTCATCACCGATGCGCAGTTCGCTGGATTCACACTCTTCGTCACTATCTCCGACTTTACGGCGCGCGCGCAGACGGCTGAGTTGGCGCAGCTTTGACAAGGCCATTTCCACCCCCACAGTGGTCCGTTCCTCCAGCATTTGACCAAACAGTAGGATGATGGCCACGATGCCGCCAGTGAGATACTTGCCTGTGGCCAAACAGGCCGCCAGTGCGAGCACCACATACTGGTCCATGTAAAACTGAGTGGCACCAAATCCCGTGGCCCGAATGGCCGTGATCACCCCACGAACAATGGGTGTGGCTACAATAAGCGTGGCCAGCAGCGCCAGAGCTCCCTTCACGGTTTCCTGCTCTGGGCGTAGCCACCCGGTGATGATGGAGGCTGCCATGAGAGCCGTCGCCACAAAGAGCAGCAGCAGGCGCTGGCGGGTCGTTGAGTCGAGATCATTCATCGGGCAAATTCAGGGGCGGGCTCTAGGATGACGGTGGGTCGGGCCTGTTGCATAGGCAGCAGGGTGCGGGAGGAAACCTGGCCCATCACTCCATCCAGCGTCTCTCGCAGCAGTCTCTGGGAAACGAGTTGGGGATTCAGACGATAGTTCCCGAGCAGGGAAGTGAAGGCGGACGCTTCACCTTTGGCAGACTCCACTAGGCCTGTGGCATAACCTTCTGCACGGAAAAGAATGGAGGCGGCTTCACCCTCAAACTTTGTGCGCGTTTCCGCATCGTACTGACGCGCGTTTTCAAACATGGTTTTGGCAAACTGGCGTGCATTCGTCACTTCCTCAAAGGCCGCCAACACCTGGGCAGGTGGTGAAAGAGCGCGGATGTCTAGCCCCGTGATGCGCACGCCGAGATGCAGTCGGCTTGCCTCAGTCTGCACCTGTTTCGTCGCCTCGGTTGCCACATCACGGCGGTCGTCGGTCAGGCTGGCATCAATGCGTCTGCTCGCCAGTTGCGCCGTTAGGGCTCGGTAGCTGAGTTTTGCGAGCAGATGTTCAATGCGGTCTCCCGCGATGGTATAACGAAAAGGATCGTCAATGCGGTAGCGTAGATTGAACTGTCCCTGGATGACATTGGTGTCTAGCGTCAGCGTGTAGCCATGGTCCAGTGGATTCAGCGTGGTGTGTTCGTAAGTGGGGTATTTGGCCCCTTCAACATCACGGGTGTTAAGCTGCTGGATCAGTTCCTCATTCGTCGGCTCAATTTGCTTGTCTGGATCCCCAATCTTGGTGCCGACGAGTGCCCAGGCATCGAGTGGCAGGCTGGTATCCTTCCCCGTTTCAAAAAGCAGCACTTCATCAAAGGGACGTGGTAGCCCCACCAGCAGACCGGGCTGATGCAGGTGAGGTTGCAGGCGGCCCAGCCTTCTCACCAGTGCTGTCTGCTGGGGCTGGATGGTGTGAATGCCTGAGACCGCATAAAGCAGTAGCAATGCAGCAAAGACCCAGCGGGCGTGAGCCGTGAGCTGCTTTAAGAACAGTAGCAGCGCCTCCACCACGTGGCCTTCATCCCGCAGAGTGATGGGGGGTGGAGAAGGCTTCATGGCGTCGGGTCCAGGGCGGCTGGGGCAGGGGTGGGCATGGGGGTGGCGCTGCCCTTGGCAACGGCTCCCGGTTCCGTGGCCTTTAGCCAGTGAAAGGGGGCAATGCTGGTGTCTAGGATCACGGTGGTGTTCTTATCCACCACGGTGCGCAGGCTCTGAAGCTCCCGCAGAAATTTGTAAAACTGTGGATCTTGTCCATGAGCCGCCGCATAGATGGCGGAGGCTTCAGCCTCGGCTTTGCCGCGCATTTCTTCGGCCTGTCGTTTAGCATCGGCGGTCATGCGTGTGGCTTCCTTATCCGTTTCCGCTTTCATCTGTGCCGTCTTGGCGCGGCCTTCGGCGCGATACTGCGTGGCCTCCCGTTTACGCTCTGCACGCATGCGGCGGAAGACGGATTCTGTATTGGCCTCAGGTAGCTGGATCTGCGTGATGCCGGTGGAAATGAGCTCGATGCCCAGTTGCTTCGCGGCATCTCCTGCGGCCAGGGCTTGCATTTCGTTCTCCAGTTTTTCCAGCGGGCTTTTTTGATTTTCGCTCATCAGCAGAGCGGTGAAGTCATGGCGGCCTAACACCGAGTTGCGTGCGCTGGTGACCAGGGCGTCTAGCTTGATGTAGGCCTGCTTCAGTTCACGCACGGAGGTGTAGAACAGAAGGGGATCTGCCACGCGCCAGGTGAAAAACATGGGCACGATGACATTGCGCTGATCTCGTGTCAGCGTTTCGCTGAGGCGGATGTCGGCGTGCTGCAGGCGGCGATCCACGCGGACGATTTGCTCCACCGGCATGGGCAGGCGAAAGTAAAGGCCGGGGGCGCTCAAAATGCGCACAGGTTTACCAAAACGCAGGATCAGCGCGTGCTCCGTCTCGCTGACAATGAAGCAGCAAGCGGAGGCAATGACGCTGAAAGCCACGGCCAGGATGAGCCCGAGCCGCAGGCTGATGAGGCGGTTTTGAGATGAGGGGGAAGGGGCTTCGCTCATGGCTGAGTCTGGGCAGGTGGCTGAGTGGGCGTGGAGGATGAGGCTTTCAGAACATTGTCCGCATCCGGCGGGGAAAAGTCAGGGGCAGGCACTTCGCCTTGGTCGGCGCGCAGATAGCCCTCGATGTCCAGATCAAAGGCATCGGTGGATTTCGCTGGGCGCGGCACCAGGGTCTGTGGGCGCACGGGGGCGGTATCCACAAAGTCGGGATTCAGCACCTTGCGCAGATCCACATGCGTGGGCATGTCGCCGCGCATGGATTCATCGAAGATGGCTTTCTTCGCCCCACTGAGGGTCTCATCCAGGGCCCGGTAACCTTCGCGCCATTGGTAAAGATCTTTGCCCAAGGCCCAGGATTTTTGCATGGCGGTGAAACGGTGCGCCTGGCCTTCGGTCTGCATCAGGCGATTGCTGGCACTGGAACCGGCGGTGATGAGGATGGCTTTGGCATCACCCTCCGTGCGGGTGAGGATGTCCCGGCGGTAGGCTTCCCCTTCATGCAGCAGCGCTTCTTTTTCTTCCAGCGCGCTGACCACTTCCTGGAAATTCGGGGCCACACTCACCGGCGGGTGGATGTCCCGCAGATAGACTTCGGCCAGCACCAGCCCACTCTGGCGTTCATCCAGCGCCGCTTGCAGATCCCGGTGCAATTGCTGGCGCAGCGCCTCGCGCGAGGTGGTCATGATATCGCGCGCAGGCAGTCGCAGCGTGAGATTCAGCAGGACCCGCTGAGCCAGGCTGCGCAGCAGGGCCTCCGCATCGGAGGAAGAACGCAGATGCAGTGCGGCATCCCCGACCCGATAAAAAACCGGCACGCTGATGGAAAGAAAGTCATCTCCACCGCCCACGAGTGAATGCTGCTCTCCCTCATAATGGGCTTTCTCCCAGAGGATCGGCTGGCCGGGATCTGTGCGAAAGCCGAGCACGATTTCGCGCAGGCGAGTGGTATCCACAGCCTGGATGCTACCCATGGGCCAGGGCAGCGAAAAATGCAGGCCAGGGGCCAGAGGTCGGCTCTCCCATGTGCCCAGGTGATGACGCACCCCGGCATGGCCAGCGGGCAGCTCATGCACAGTGCTGAGTAGCCAGACCAACAAAACAATGGTGCTAAGCAAGGAGGGTAGCGCTGCACGCAAGGTGGGCCACATCCACATCTCCGCCAGTTTCAGGTCAAAGCTTTCATCCCGTGCCGTTGTTTCAGGTAAGCAGGCACGCCATTCGTCACCTAACAAACGATAGAAAAATAAGGCTCCCGGTTCTGGCAGTGTCTGCCAGTGACGCTTGGGCGTGTACAGGCGGCCCACTAGGCGCAGCAGGCAATCCAGCACCAGCAGGGCATTCAGCACCGCATAAGCCAGCGCGATCCAACGCTGCCAACTGCCGCCCAGATATAGGGCACCGAGAAGAACCCCTGCCGTGATGAAATGCAGTAACACCGCCAAGCGCCCCAGGCAGAGCTGGACGGGACTAACGTCACGCTTTTTTAACGCGGTGTGAATATTGAGAAAAGCGAGGGCAGCCCCGATGAGCAAGGCCCCGATGGGGTGGGCCGTCAAAATAGCGCCGTCTGGCATGTTCTGCCCCAGCGTCCACACCCAGCCCCCGGTGGCGACGATGCAGACCACGATGCCCACTCCCAGCCAGCGACCTGCAAGGCCAGCCAGAAGAGCTGCGCAACCTACCCAAGGTAAGAGCCAATACATCTTCGAGGCCAAAGCGAGCACACTTAAGCCGATAGCCTCCAGCCCCAGGGCGAAGCTAAACAAAGGACGTTGGCGATTCATGAAAAGTGAAGTGAGTGGAGTGACCCGCCCGATTGAAAATGCAGATTCCCGGTTAGGCCTGAGCCTAACCGGGAATGATGCAACTAACCTGAAGAGTGGCCGGTCATCAGTCAGCGACGGGGCGCACGATCAGCACCTGACCATCTTCAGCGAAGAGGCTCACGGCTTCGGCGCGTGTGTAGGTGCCACCAGCAGGTTTCGGGATATTGGTGCGGATGGAGGTCGCTAAATCTCCACTGGCAGGAGTCAGGGTGACATTGGTGCGGTGCGCCTGGACGGCGATCACGAAAGTGCCTACACCAAAAATTTCGTCAGAGCGGATGACTCCCGAAGTTTCCCATAGACCACGCGTAGTGATGGCCGAGTGGCCATCGCGGGCCTCCACACCGGCGAAGTTGAAGGTGCTTTGCAGCTTTGCGGAGTTGCCATTGTTACGATTAAGCGTCCAGAGGCCGCCGTTGCGCGCATACTTTGCAAAGACAGCATCTGCTGGGCTGTTACGATCTTCGCAAATGACAATGAAGTCATTGGAAACAGCGATGTTATCGATGCTGACAGCAAAGTCCCGGCCATTGTCAATGTTGCCACCCGTGTAGTTACCCAAGGAGCCTGTGGCACCATTGGCCGCGAGCAAGGTACCGACAGTACCCGTGAAAGTGCCACCAGGAGTGACGATGGTGTCAGCATTGTAAACCACATTCAGGGTGCCATTCGCCAGTGGGTTGGATGGGTTCATGGTCAGCTCATACAGGCGACCCAGACGGTTCGGGCCGCTGCCCCCAGTGGTGGCGAGGAAGAGGCTGCGAGTCGGCTTGGCCGGGTCAAATTCCTGGTCTTCCACGCGAATGAAGCCGAAACCACCGATGGCATCGGCAGCGGTGTTCAACTGGGTGGCGGAGAGATTGGCCGCGTTAGGGATCTCTTTCCACTTGGTTGGCAGTGCGCCAGTGAAGAAGGTGCCTTCATTGTGACGGGCATCGCGACCGCACAGCACATAGACTTTACCGTTGGTCAGGCCATTGCGGTCCAGCGGGCTGGTGGAGCGAATCTGCTTACGACCAACATACATGTAAACAAAGGAAGGGTTGTTGCCATCTTCCGTGGACATGATGACCGTGAGGGAGTCGCGGCGCGGTTGCACAACGGTGGTTTCACGCGCCACACGGCCCAGGTCCGGCAGGGTGTACATGTTACCGTCTGCGATGGCCACTGTCTGGGAGCCTTTCACGTCGCCGTCATAGTTACCACTGCCACTTTCTTCATTGGTAAAGAAGAAGGGGCGATCCAGGCCGGACTCACGGCCACAAAAAGCACCGGAGCAAAAACGTGTGAAACCATTGGTATCACCTTCTACGGGTGGGGTGAGCGAAACCTGGGTGTTTTCCAAAAAGAGTTTGGAGTGTGCAGGTGCAGCGCTGTTGATGCCGCCACCAGCAGCCATGACGAAGCGAGAAACCCAAGCGCCTTTGTATTTAGGCATGCCAGGAAATGGCGCGGTGTTTACGTTGCTAGGAATTTCATGGGCTACAAAAAGGATATTCTCATTGGTGACCTTGTCTTTATAAAGACCCATGGCATCAGGGATGCCCACAAAAGCGAAATCCTTGCTGGCATCGCCAGTCAATGGCACGCGGTCACCAACGGTGACGATGGGCTGATAGGTGAAATCAGCGCCTGGAGCCGGAGTCAAATAAGAGAACTCCGAAGTCTGAAAGCCTTGTCCGAAGGCGGCGGAAGCGAGCAGAAGGCTCGCAGCAAAGGTGGTGGATGTTTTCATGAGAAGATGGGTCAAGGAGGCGTTAGGAAATGTCATTCCATCGGCATTCACATCCCAAGCCCATGTCCAAGCTGCTCACAAACAAGCCTGCGTAACACTTCCGCCTCATGGCGGAAATGTCACGCGATGGTACTTGGTGAAAAATCTTCAAACCTAACCAAAAGCGGAATAATAAGATTAAATCGGATCTTTGATTTTTAGGTGCCTTTTAAATGACTCTATTCGGTCAGCCTGATGTCACAAAAGCAGGGCACTGCTCAAAACGAGTTGGCAGGCGTGAGTGACATCCGTTTCGGCGTGGTCGAGTCAGTCAGAGGAGAATGTGTCAAAAGTTACTGTGACGAAAACGTCGCATGGAAACCATTGTCGAGCCGCCAGTGCACGTACCCAAAAGACCTAGCGAGGTACTGAGCCTCACTAAGAAAAGGGGTAGGTGACAAAAGTGTTGCTGAGGAGCTTTTGTCCCGTGGGGGGAAGTGGGTTCATGTCGGCGGACGGTGCTTCAGAACCCTCGCACCTCCACGACCACCTCAATATCATGACAATGAAACTACGCTCTCCCTTCGGATGGCTGGCACTGGCGGCGCTGAGCGCCAGCCCACTGTGCGGCCAGGAAAACTTGCTGCCAGTCAGCCGCACGGCTGGCGTGCTGACGACTGATCTGCCTGCTGGCAAATCCACGCTCCTAGGGATGCCCTTCGCCAGCATTGTGGCGAGTGGTACAGTGAGTGCAGTCAATGCAGGTCAACTG
This is a stretch of genomic DNA from Prosthecobacter dejongeii. It encodes these proteins:
- a CDS encoding heavy metal translocating P-type ATPase, whose protein sequence is MNDLDSTTRQRLLLLFVATALMAASIITGWLRPEQETVKGALALLATLIVATPIVRGVITAIRATGFGATQFYMDQYVVLALAACLATGKYLTGGIVAIILLFGQMLEERTTVGVEMALSKLRQLSRLRARRKVGDSDEECESSELRIGDEILIRPGEIVPADATVVTGQAMVDQSRITGESVPLEVAPGSEIYAGTANLNGFLQARVTGAGMDTVMGRVQSIIEQAKESEAPIISLAEDYARYYTPLILLIATSVFFFTQDMERAIAVLVVSIPCAFVLASPSAMVSAIASASRLGLLVKSIRHLETARRVDTVVFDKTGTLTLGQLELEQVLVHDETLTREQVIEMAAALEQQSNHPVARAIAAAGEGKNLPQVTDFTEYHGLGLEGVREGQHLQIGRSSWLMKSGMPLAIVPADFTRHSLVLLAQNGRHIATFLLADQVRPEAHEALERLRFLGIQDFHMLTGDRLEVAQHIAGQVGITHLHAECLPEDKVRHIRELKAAGRRVLVIGDGLNDAPALAEGDVGVAMGTLGNDVTVHTSDVALMSHDLRRLPDLLLLSARTVGIINQNLLCGFAFIILAITLSSLGFVNPIAAAFMHEFSAFFVIFNSARLLRFDGLEMGPQEEAAIASPVQLTPTHV
- the hflK gene encoding protease modulator HflK, which gives rise to MKPSPPPITLRDEGHVVEALLLFLKQLTAHARWVFAALLLLYAVSGIHTIQPQQTALVRRLGRLQPHLHQPGLLVGLPRPFDEVLLFETGKDTSLPLDAWALVGTKIGDPDKQIEPTNEELIQQLNTRDVEGAKYPTYEHTTLNPLDHGYTLTLDTNVIQGQFNLRYRIDDPFRYTIAGDRIEHLLAKLSYRALTAQLASRRIDASLTDDRRDVATEATKQVQTEASRLHLGVRITGLDIRALSPPAQVLAAFEEVTNARQFAKTMFENARQYDAETRTKFEGEAASILFRAEGYATGLVESAKGEASAFTSLLGNYRLNPQLVSQRLLRETLDGVMGQVSSRTLLPMQQARPTVILEPAPEFAR
- the hflC gene encoding protease modulator HflC translates to MSEAPSPSSQNRLISLRLGLILAVAFSVIASACCFIVSETEHALILRFGKPVRILSAPGLYFRLPMPVEQIVRVDRRLQHADIRLSETLTRDQRNVIVPMFFTWRVADPLLFYTSVRELKQAYIKLDALVTSARNSVLGRHDFTALLMSENQKSPLEKLENEMQALAAGDAAKQLGIELISTGITQIQLPEANTESVFRRMRAERKREATQYRAEGRAKTAQMKAETDKEATRMTADAKRQAEEMRGKAEAEASAIYAAAHGQDPQFYKFLRELQSLRTVVDKNTTVILDTSIAPFHWLKATEPGAVAKGSATPMPTPAPAALDPTP
- a CDS encoding protease modulator HflK, whose amino-acid sequence is MNRQRPLFSFALGLEAIGLSVLALASKMYWLLPWVGCAALLAGLAGRWLGVGIVVCIVATGGWVWTLGQNMPDGAILTAHPIGALLIGAALAFLNIHTALKKRDVSPVQLCLGRLAVLLHFITAGVLLGALYLGGSWQRWIALAYAVLNALLVLDCLLRLVGRLYTPKRHWQTLPEPGALFFYRLLGDEWRACLPETTARDESFDLKLAEMWMWPTLRAALPSLLSTIVLLVWLLSTVHELPAGHAGVRHHLGTWESRPLAPGLHFSLPWPMGSIQAVDTTRLREIVLGFRTDPGQPILWEKAHYEGEQHSLVGGGDDFLSISVPVFYRVGDAALHLRSSSDAEALLRSLAQRVLLNLTLRLPARDIMTTSREALRQQLHRDLQAALDERQSGLVLAEVYLRDIHPPVSVAPNFQEVVSALEEKEALLHEGEAYRRDILTRTEGDAKAILITAGSSASNRLMQTEGQAHRFTAMQKSWALGKDLYQWREGYRALDETLSGAKKAIFDESMRGDMPTHVDLRKVLNPDFVDTAPVRPQTLVPRPAKSTDAFDLDIEGYLRADQGEVPAPDFSPPDADNVLKASSSTPTQPPAQTQP
- a CDS encoding alkaline phosphatase PhoX, which gives rise to MKTSTTFAASLLLASAAFGQGFQTSEFSYLTPAPGADFTYQPIVTVGDRVPLTGDASKDFAFVGIPDAMGLYKDKVTNENILFVAHEIPSNVNTAPFPGMPKYKGAWVSRFVMAAGGGINSAAPAHSKLFLENTQVSLTPPVEGDTNGFTRFCSGAFCGRESGLDRPFFFTNEESGSGNYDGDVKGSQTVAIADGNMYTLPDLGRVARETTVVQPRRDSLTVIMSTEDGNNPSFVYMYVGRKQIRSTSPLDRNGLTNGKVYVLCGRDARHNEGTFFTGALPTKWKEIPNAANLSATQLNTAADAIGGFGFIRVEDQEFDPAKPTRSLFLATTGGSGPNRLGRLYELTMNPSNPLANGTLNVVYNADTIVTPGGTFTGTVGTLLAANGATGSLGNYTGGNIDNGRDFAVSIDNIAVSNDFIVICEDRNSPADAVFAKYARNGGLWTLNRNNGNSAKLQSTFNFAGVEARDGHSAITTRGLWETSGVIRSDEIFGVGTFVIAVQAHRTNVTLTPASGDLATSIRTNIPKPAGGTYTRAEAVSLFAEDGQVLIVRPVAD